CAGCAGGTCTGAGAGTAAATTTGAGTGACTGCAACTGGCTATCTCTGTGAGCAAAATATTCAGGAACATGATCTAGTTCAAGTATTTCGGGATTCCTGAAAATAGTTTCGTCCCACATTAACATGTCCTTGCTCAATCAGATGCCTCCTTGTTAATTAAGTAAATTACATTATATTAATATAAAATGTTGTTTCAATTAGTTATGAATAATCTATCTGAAAATACGGTTCCGTATATCAAAGGTATTTTCTCATCACAATAGCATCCGAATTAGCCATATCATTGAAAAATCCATGTATCCTTTTTGTTTCCCTGAAACCATCGCTCTCATATATCTTTTTTGCAGGCATCCACTGAACTGAAACTATCAGGATCATGCTTGAAATATTGTATTTTTCAGTAACCTTGCTGGACAGTTCTGAAAACAATAGTTTTCCATATCCTTTTCCACGATACTTTTTAAGGATACCTATTGAAGAGACATACAGCTCTGACCCTGTAGCGTCATGGACACTGGTGATGCTGTGGCCCAGATAGAACATATCTTCCCTTACATTTTCCGAGTAATTCCAGATCTCTGAAGATATATATCCGCAAACATGCCCTGCTACTTCCAGGACCAGGAACCCATCTGGAAAAGTTGTGATGCGATCTCTGAAAACCGTTATGTCCTCATGCACATTCTCACAAAAAGATTCGTGTTCTATGTCCATAATATGCGCGATATCGTTTACTGTAGCACTCCGGACCAGTATATCTTGCAACTAACCACCCATCCAACACTATGTGATAGTATTCTTGTTAATATACTTTTACGCAACAAGTGTAGCTATATCTGAAACAGTTTCTACAAGTGCCTCTACTTCTTCCATAGTGTTATAGAGGGCAAAGGATGCACGTACTGTGCCTTTAAGACCAACACTCTGTATTGCGGGCATGGCACAATGGTAACCACTGCGCACGCATATCTTACGTGTCTGGTCAAGTATAATGGCCACATCATGCGGATTCATTCCCCGCACATTGAAAGATACAACTCCTGCCCTGTTCTGAGGACCATATACCTGGACCTGAGGTATCTCGGCAAGCAGGGAAGCAGCTTTCTTTGCCAGTATTGTTTCATGCTTTTCTATATCCTCAATGCCTGTATCCCGTACATATTCCACAGCTCTGCCAAGACCAATGACTCCGGGAATATTGGGTGTACCTGCCTCAAAGCGTGCAGGGCTTGCCTCTATCTGGTAACTGTCTATTGATACAGAACTAACCATGCCTCCACCTAAGTACATTGGTTCAATTGAATCAGGATCCCTGAGACAGAGAACACCAGTTCCCTGCGGGCCCAGTAATCCTTTGTGCCCCGGAGTTACCAGAAAATCCATACCTAATTCTTTTATGTTCAGCGGCATGTGTCCCGCGGACTGGGAGGCGTCTATGAGCACCTGCGCACCATTTTTATGTCCGATTCTGGTAATCTTCCTGACATCCTGAATGGAGCCGAAAACATTGGTCACATGGTTGACAGCCACCAGACGCGTGTTATCTTTTAGTGCTAGATCGATCTGCTCAGGTGCTACAACTCCTTCTTCATTGGCCTGTACAACTGTTACCTCTACTCCATGGTCACGTAACCTCAACCAGGGCAACAGATTGGAGTGGTGTTCCACAATGGATACGATCACATGGTCGCCAGGATGCCACTGCAGGCCGTACGCCACCATATTTATACTTTCTGTGGCATTGCGGGTAAAAACAGTTCCAGTAACATCAGTATTAAGGAATGATGCAATTGTTTCTCTGGCATCTTCGTACTTATCGGTAGTCATCCGTGCAAGCCTGTGGGCTCCTCTGCCATGATTGGCGGCATATTTGTAAAAATATTCCTCCATGGCTTTTACTGCCGGCACAGGGGTCTGTGTTGTGGCAGCATTGTCCAGATATATAAATTCCTCAAGAAGAGGAAAATCCTTTCTTATTGCTGGGAGATCGTACATGCGACCTAATACGCCAGCCTGTAAAAAATAGTTTTGCAGGCTATTTTGCCTGAAGACCACCGACCATGAAACGGTACAGGTCCATATCTTCTGGATCAAGCCTGCCTTTTATGACCCCACCGACCACTGTATAGCAATCAGTGGATGAACGGCAGGAATCGTTTTTCCTACTTTTCTCTTGTGTTTTTGTATTCATATTACACCTCATCTCTCTTTTTAGACAGGACAAGCCTTCTGGCATTATTATACACATAATAAACATATTTATTTTTGTGGGGCTTGCTGAGCCTCACATTTGTTTTTTAATATATAAATATTTAACGCTTATTAAATATAAGAGATAAAATTGACGTCGAAAAACATATAATACATGCAGGAGAGTTTCGATACTAATGCCTGAGATTATCATAGACGAATCACTTACCTACATAGAGGGAACCCAGCGTGTGTTCACGGAAGAGGAAACCCTTCAAAGGGTGCAGCCCCTGCTCAAGGATATTGGAGTGACCCGTATTGCCAACATCACCGACCTCGACAAGATAGGCATACCCGTATTCTCCAGCATCAGGCCCAGCGCCGCTGAGGGTGCCATCTCAGTATACTCCGGAAAGGGAGCTAATGAGGTGCAAGCGCGTATATCTGCTATCATGGAAAGCTTTGAGAGGTGTCTTGCAGAACGCAGTGGTGTTAATAAAGATGTGCAGGAGAGCATAGCTTCCAAAGAGTTTATAGAAACACCGGAAATTGCCGGTAGTAGTTACACTCTTATAGAACCCCGCTCACTCCTGCTTTCCGAGAAACCGGCGTCTTCTTCCCGTGTTGAATGGACTACCGGATGGGACCTGCTGAAAAAAGAAGAGGTTCTCCTACCCTCTAATGCCGTATATCATCCGTACGATCCCCCTGGACTTTCTTTAAAACTTTTCCGTACCAATACAAATGGTCTGGCTGCAGGTAACACTATTGAAGAGGCTATTTTTCATGGACTGCTGGAAGTCTTGGAAAGGGATGCTCTAAGCATTGCAGAGTTCAATCGTTTTCCCGGAAAGGAAATTGTGCTCAGTGAAGATGACGGGGAGAACTACAGGCTTGCTCAGATGTGTAAAGAGAATGGTATAGATATCAAACTCTGGTTGCTCTTCCATGATACTGATGTTCCTACAGTGGTAGCTGCCTTGGATGATGTGCAGCTCAAGGACCCAGCATTGCTTGTAATGGGTGCGGGCTCGCATCTCGACCCTTCCATAGCTGTGAGGAGGGCCATTACTGAAGCCGCACAGTCAAGAGTGGTACAGATACATGGTGCCAGAGAGGATACCGAAAGGGAGAAGTTTGTAAGGGATATCGGCTATGAGCGCATCAAACGCATGAACAGCTACTGGTATGAGGAAGGAGAAAAAGTGAAGCTTGCCGACATCAAGGACCTGTCCAATGACCGTCCTTCTGCTAATATTGATCTGCTACTTCAAAAGATAGGCAATGTAGCACAACGTGCGGTGGTTGTCGACCTTTCCAGAAAGAGTATAGGTGTACCGGTAGTGCGGGTCACAGTGCCCACATTCGAGGTGTACACTATTGATCACGAACGCATGGGTAGCAGGATCAAGAAAGCTCCCCGCAGAAAACTGTCTGCAGATGAAAGGCCATGGAAGCGGAGAATGCACCATTGATGAACGACAGAAAGATCGTAGTGTTCACAGGCACCAGCATAAGTCACCAAGAAGCAAAGAGACTCTTGGATGCCACATACAAGCCCCCTATCTTCCGGGGGAATATAGATGAAGTTCTCCGCGAGGGTTATGGGACCATAGGCATTATTGATGGCACTTTCTTTAACAGGGCTGCTGTAGCACACAAGGAGATCATTAAAGCTCTTGAGTCCGGTGTAACGGTTATCGGAGGCAGCAGTATGGGGGCTTTGAGGGCCTCTGAACTTGATGTTCATGGCATGATCGGTGTTGGGAGGATATACGAATGGTACAGAGATGGTGTTATTGAGGACGATGATGAAGTCGCAGTGGCCACAAACCCCGATACTTTTGAACCGGTATCTTCTCCCATGGTAAACATACGTGAAACATTAAAAGCTGCATCAGAGAAAGGTATTATTGTCCCGTCTTTGTGTTCGGAACTGATTGACATAGCCAAGAAGACACAGTACGGGCAGAGAAGCTATTTCGGAGTGGTGCAGAAGGGAATAAAGGCCGGGTTATTTTCCGAAGAAATGGGAAAAAAACTTTTGGACTATTGCCGCAATCAGGAGACGGATGTTAAAAAACAGGATGCTATCATGGTACTGAATAAGATAAGAGAGATATCAAATGCTTAAGAGAGATTTTCGATAAGCCTCTTTTGTAATCTACCTACACAATTTTTTCTCGATGCTAAGGCGCAAAGAAGCAAGTAACAAGCTTTGCACCTTGCGACTTTGTGCTAAAAATAATTTGCAGTAAAAAAGTTATCCCATAGGTGCAAAAGCTGATACTTCAGATCACTGCTATCAATGGTAACATCACATGCAACACTAGATCCGCAGAGAAATGTGATATCATGGACGCTTCTAAACCTTTTTTCCAATAAAGCCATCCAAATATAATTCCGCCAACAGCATTCAGAACAATGGTACGGGCAATTACCAGCGGTGTGAGCGTTGTTATAGCCATTACTGCCGGTAAATGGCCAATGCCAAAAATAACAGCTGCTATAATGATAGCTAACCACATACCTGCATTTGTTGGCTTTCCTTCTTCTATTGATTTGATTTTGAAGATTATCCATGCAATGAGAGTCATTACGAATAATCTTAACAGTACCTCTTCATTTATCCCGCCATAAAACGATGCAAGAAGGCCCTGCCATGCAGGAGGAGTTATTGAAGCCTGAGTTAAACTGATCGGTACGCCGGCAAAGGAAAACAAAATATCAAGTCCGATTATAAGGATACCGCCCAGAATTCCAAGCCCTATCGATATTCCAAGTATGGATCTTAAATAACTTTTAACTTCCCTGCCTTCAAGCCATCCTTCAAGGATCGGAAGGCCAAGTCCAACTTTTTTGGCAAGATGAAGGCCAACAAAGATCGCAATACCAAACAATACTATAGATTGGATAAGCTGAGCAGCCAGGAGGACGTATAAAGGTACAGGTAAATTCTGAAGTAATTCTCCCTGAAGAGTAAGAGTATAAGGCAGTACAGCTATTGTCCCAAAGATACATGCAATTAGTAAAATCAGGAATAATTTTCTGTCTGCTCTCATATTAGATCTCCTTATTGCCTGTAAATCCTCTAATGATCAAAGTCAATTGCCCAAAGTAGATTGTTTACATCAACATCCGACAGTAGATCCAGAATAATTATCCACCTAGACCCTCACCCCGAAATTGAGGAGTTATACATACCCTCAATTCCATCGCTTTTTATCATTCAGCGTTCTTTCCCTATAGAGAAAGCTTTTCCAAGA
This DNA window, taken from Methanomethylovorans hollandica DSM 15978, encodes the following:
- a CDS encoding GNAT family N-acetyltransferase, coding for MQDILVRSATVNDIAHIMDIEHESFCENVHEDITVFRDRITTFPDGFLVLEVAGHVCGYISSEIWNYSENVREDMFYLGHSITSVHDATGSELYVSSIGILKKYRGKGYGKLLFSELSSKVTEKYNISSMILIVSVQWMPAKKIYESDGFRETKRIHGFFNDMANSDAIVMRKYL
- a CDS encoding cysteine desulfurase, encoding MYDLPAIRKDFPLLEEFIYLDNAATTQTPVPAVKAMEEYFYKYAANHGRGAHRLARMTTDKYEDARETIASFLNTDVTGTVFTRNATESINMVAYGLQWHPGDHVIVSIVEHHSNLLPWLRLRDHGVEVTVVQANEEGVVAPEQIDLALKDNTRLVAVNHVTNVFGSIQDVRKITRIGHKNGAQVLIDASQSAGHMPLNIKELGMDFLVTPGHKGLLGPQGTGVLCLRDPDSIEPMYLGGGMVSSVSIDSYQIEASPARFEAGTPNIPGVIGLGRAVEYVRDTGIEDIEKHETILAKKAASLLAEIPQVQVYGPQNRAGVVSFNVRGMNPHDVAIILDQTRKICVRSGYHCAMPAIQSVGLKGTVRASFALYNTMEEVEALVETVSDIATLVA
- a CDS encoding YcaO-related McrA-glycine thioamidation protein; this encodes MPEIIIDESLTYIEGTQRVFTEEETLQRVQPLLKDIGVTRIANITDLDKIGIPVFSSIRPSAAEGAISVYSGKGANEVQARISAIMESFERCLAERSGVNKDVQESIASKEFIETPEIAGSSYTLIEPRSLLLSEKPASSSRVEWTTGWDLLKKEEVLLPSNAVYHPYDPPGLSLKLFRTNTNGLAAGNTIEEAIFHGLLEVLERDALSIAEFNRFPGKEIVLSEDDGENYRLAQMCKENGIDIKLWLLFHDTDVPTVVAALDDVQLKDPALLVMGAGSHLDPSIAVRRAITEAAQSRVVQIHGAREDTEREKFVRDIGYERIKRMNSYWYEEGEKVKLADIKDLSNDRPSANIDLLLQKIGNVAQRAVVVDLSRKSIGVPVVRVTVPTFEVYTIDHERMGSRIKKAPRRKLSADERPWKRRMHH
- a CDS encoding TfuA-related McrA-glycine thioamidation protein; the protein is MEAENAPLMNDRKIVVFTGTSISHQEAKRLLDATYKPPIFRGNIDEVLREGYGTIGIIDGTFFNRAAVAHKEIIKALESGVTVIGGSSMGALRASELDVHGMIGVGRIYEWYRDGVIEDDDEVAVATNPDTFEPVSSPMVNIRETLKAASEKGIIVPSLCSELIDIAKKTQYGQRSYFGVVQKGIKAGLFSEEMGKKLLDYCRNQETDVKKQDAIMVLNKIREISNA
- a CDS encoding CPBP family intramembrane glutamic endopeptidase, with the translated sequence MRADRKLFLILLIACIFGTIAVLPYTLTLQGELLQNLPVPLYVLLAAQLIQSIVLFGIAIFVGLHLAKKVGLGLPILEGWLEGREVKSYLRSILGISIGLGILGGILIIGLDILFSFAGVPISLTQASITPPAWQGLLASFYGGINEEVLLRLFVMTLIAWIIFKIKSIEEGKPTNAGMWLAIIIAAVIFGIGHLPAVMAITTLTPLVIARTIVLNAVGGIIFGWLYWKKGLEASMISHFSADLVLHVMLPLIAVI